From a region of the Methanophagales archaeon genome:
- a CDS encoding 30S ribosomal protein S27ae, whose product MIHRYYEVLKEKENDGGLRLKRKRRTCPRCGAGVFLAEHEDRYSCGKCGYTEFRKKR is encoded by the coding sequence ATGATACATAGATACTATGAAGTATTAAAAGAAAAGGAGAATGATGGAGGACTGAGATTGAAGAGGAAGCGGAGAACATGCCCGAGATGTGGTGCTGGAGTCTTCCTGGCAGAGCATGAAGACCGCTATTCGTGTGGTAAATGTGGCTATACCGAGTTCAGGAAGAAGAGATAG